In Nakamurella antarctica, the following are encoded in one genomic region:
- a CDS encoding FABP family protein — MPVSPAADSTPEAALEVQRGSGDAALAAAVERSESTASTITINIADVAPLPLPLDTANLRLGPGLADENLILLPLVGVWRGEGKVHTPGSADTAFGQQLTLSHDGRGFLRHESLTWLIPDAGLDTGPGPDTDPAPVPANRELGWWRPQPDDIIELLIAHSEGVVEIFYGHAQGVAAWSLGTDAVVRTVSAPAVTGATRLYGIVDGKLAYVEERATAEYELQPYRSALLERVAG; from the coding sequence ATGCCAGTTTCACCCGCCGCAGACTCCACACCGGAGGCGGCTCTCGAAGTTCAGCGCGGGTCTGGGGATGCCGCCCTTGCTGCGGCCGTTGAGCGTTCCGAGTCGACCGCGTCCACTATCACTATCAACATCGCAGACGTCGCGCCCCTGCCGCTCCCTCTCGATACCGCCAATCTGCGCCTGGGTCCTGGACTTGCAGACGAGAACTTGATTCTGCTTCCCCTGGTTGGAGTGTGGCGCGGCGAAGGCAAGGTGCACACGCCCGGCAGCGCAGACACCGCTTTCGGGCAGCAACTCACGCTCTCCCACGACGGCCGGGGATTCCTTCGTCATGAGTCGCTCACCTGGCTGATCCCGGATGCTGGGCTCGACACCGGACCGGGGCCTGACACTGATCCTGCGCCTGTCCCCGCCAACCGCGAACTTGGCTGGTGGCGTCCGCAGCCTGACGACATCATTGAGCTGCTGATCGCACACTCCGAGGGCGTTGTCGAAATCTTCTACGGCCACGCACAGGGTGTGGCGGCCTGGTCTTTGGGAACTGACGCCGTGGTTCGCACCGTCAGCGCGCCAGCCGTCACCGGAGCGACCCGGCTCTATGGAATCGTCGACGGCAAGCTCGCCTACGTGGAGGAGCGCGCCACCGCAGAATACGAACTTCAGCCGTACCGATCAGCCTTGCTAGAGCGCGTCGCCGGCTGA
- the pgm gene encoding phosphoglucomutase (alpha-D-glucose-1,6-bisphosphate-dependent), protein MDPRAGQLPHPEDLINVDAVVGAFYDIHPDPASAEQRVIFGTSGHRGSSLDGAFNRDHILAITQAICEYRAGQGYDGPLFMGADSHALSAPATQTALEVLAANGVTVLLDVNDGYTPTPAVSHAILKANRGATSGFADGIVVTPSHNPPRDGGFKYNPPNGGPADTDATSWIAGRANAIIEGGLSAVKRMSYEEAKNADSTGYYDFTAAYVGDLDNVLNLDAIRDAGIRIGADPLGGASVGYWGVMAERLDLDLTVVNAEVDPTFKFMTLDWDGKIRMDCSSPSAMASLVARRNEFQIATGNDTDADRHGIVTPDGGLMNPNHYLAVAINYLFRNRPNWPVAAGIGKTLVSSSMIDRVASDLGRRLDEVPVGFKWFVPGLLDGSIGFGGEESAGASFLRKRGTVWTTDKDGIVLALLASEMLAVTGKSPSQLYAELVAVHGDPAYARVDAAASTAQKAKLAKLAPEDVTADELAGEKITARLVTAPGNGAAIGGLKVVTENAWFAARPSGTEDVYKIYAESFKGPEHLAQVQAEARVVVAAALGD, encoded by the coding sequence ATGGACCCTCGCGCCGGACAGTTGCCGCACCCCGAAGATCTGATAAATGTCGACGCCGTTGTCGGCGCTTTCTATGACATTCACCCCGACCCCGCCAGTGCCGAACAACGCGTCATTTTTGGCACGTCGGGCCACCGCGGCTCCTCACTCGATGGCGCTTTTAATCGCGACCACATCCTCGCAATTACCCAGGCGATTTGCGAGTACCGAGCGGGCCAAGGGTATGACGGACCCCTGTTTATGGGGGCGGACTCGCACGCCCTGAGCGCTCCGGCCACGCAGACCGCGTTGGAGGTGCTGGCCGCCAATGGCGTGACCGTGCTGCTGGATGTTAACGACGGCTACACCCCGACACCAGCGGTCTCGCACGCCATTTTGAAAGCTAACCGGGGCGCCACCTCCGGGTTCGCTGACGGCATTGTCGTGACTCCGTCCCACAACCCCCCGCGTGACGGCGGTTTCAAGTACAACCCGCCGAACGGTGGTCCCGCCGATACGGATGCAACGTCCTGGATCGCGGGCCGAGCCAACGCCATTATTGAAGGCGGACTGTCTGCGGTGAAACGGATGTCGTATGAGGAAGCGAAGAATGCCGACTCCACTGGCTACTACGACTTCACCGCGGCCTACGTCGGCGACCTAGACAACGTCCTCAACCTCGATGCGATTCGCGATGCTGGAATCAGAATTGGAGCCGACCCCCTCGGCGGAGCCTCTGTGGGCTACTGGGGGGTGATGGCGGAAAGACTGGATCTCGACCTCACCGTCGTTAATGCTGAGGTGGATCCAACCTTCAAATTCATGACGCTGGACTGGGATGGCAAGATCCGGATGGACTGCTCCTCGCCTTCGGCCATGGCTTCATTAGTCGCTCGCCGCAACGAGTTTCAGATTGCGACCGGTAACGATACCGATGCCGACCGGCATGGCATCGTCACGCCGGACGGTGGGTTGATGAACCCGAACCACTATCTCGCGGTGGCTATCAATTATCTGTTCCGCAATCGCCCGAATTGGCCGGTTGCCGCCGGAATCGGGAAGACGCTGGTGTCGTCATCGATGATTGACCGGGTGGCCAGCGACCTCGGTCGCCGGCTGGACGAGGTGCCGGTGGGCTTCAAGTGGTTCGTCCCCGGCCTGTTGGATGGCTCCATCGGCTTCGGCGGTGAGGAGTCGGCGGGCGCGTCTTTCCTGCGCAAGCGCGGCACCGTCTGGACGACGGACAAGGACGGCATTGTGCTTGCACTCCTGGCCTCGGAAATGCTTGCGGTGACTGGGAAGTCACCGTCGCAGCTATACGCGGAGCTGGTCGCGGTGCACGGTGATCCCGCCTATGCGCGCGTCGATGCTGCCGCTTCCACTGCGCAGAAAGCCAAGCTGGCGAAACTGGCTCCTGAGGACGTCACGGCAGATGAACTGGCGGGGGAGAAGATTACTGCCCGGCTTGTGACCGCGCCCGGTAACGGCGCAGCTATCGGGGGCCTCAAGGTCGTCACGGAGAACGCGTGGTTCGCGGCCAGGCCATCCGGCACCGAAGACGTGTACAAAATCTACGCGGAGTCCTTCAAGGGACCGGAGCATCTGGCGCAGGTGCAAGCTGAGGCGCGCGTGGTGGTCGCGGCGGCGCTGGGGGACTAA
- a CDS encoding aminodeoxychorismate lyase — protein MLLATLDGNLHDPNSPLIRVDDLGVLRGEGVFETLLVVSGQVRDLSEHLARLQVSAHLSDMTTPPIAAWHRGIDAVLTAWREPAEMVLRLTATRGSETGAQPTCFVTGTQVPEKIRQQREGISVLTLDRGHSGAAAATLPWLLTGVKSISYAVNMSALRYARAHGADDALFVGTDGHVLEGATAAVVVARGDTLITPPEDGILPSITVRRLFHHAALDGWTTEESPLTRTDLIAADGVWLVSSVRLLAPVTSIDSGKIRISSDHDRLLGLLRQN, from the coding sequence ATGCTGCTCGCGACCCTCGACGGTAATCTCCACGACCCGAACTCGCCGCTGATCCGCGTAGACGATCTCGGTGTGTTGCGCGGCGAGGGCGTTTTCGAAACGTTGCTGGTGGTGTCCGGGCAGGTGCGCGATCTGTCTGAACACCTTGCTCGGCTGCAGGTTTCGGCGCACTTGAGCGATATGACGACGCCGCCGATTGCGGCGTGGCACCGCGGCATTGATGCTGTTCTCACCGCTTGGCGCGAACCCGCCGAGATGGTGTTGCGATTGACAGCAACGCGCGGGTCCGAGACCGGCGCGCAGCCCACCTGTTTCGTCACTGGAACGCAGGTGCCGGAAAAGATCCGGCAGCAGCGGGAGGGGATCAGTGTGCTGACCCTTGACAGGGGCCATTCGGGCGCCGCGGCGGCAACATTGCCGTGGCTGTTAACGGGTGTGAAGTCAATCTCCTACGCCGTGAACATGTCGGCTCTGCGGTACGCGCGCGCGCACGGCGCTGACGACGCCCTCTTCGTCGGCACGGATGGCCACGTGCTGGAGGGCGCCACCGCCGCAGTGGTGGTGGCCCGCGGCGACACCCTCATCACACCGCCGGAGGACGGGATTTTGCCCTCGATCACGGTGCGGCGGTTGTTCCATCACGCCGCGCTCGACGGGTGGACCACCGAAGAATCGCCCTTGACCCGCACCGACCTGATCGCCGCCGACGGCGTGTGGCTGGTGTCCAGTGTGCGTCTTCTCGCGCCCGTCACCAGCATCGACTCCGGCAAGATCCGAATCTCTTCGGACCACGACCGGCTTCTGGGTCTGCTCCGGCAAAACTAA
- the coaA gene encoding type I pantothenate kinase: MPGDTAVPPVLLGHPAGSPWVEFTRGEWSELAESTPMPLTAEEIHRLSGLGDPIDLEEVQNIYLPLSRLLNLYVGGTGQLHRVTSSFLREKQQRTPFIIGVAGSVAVGKSTTARVLKELLCRWPDTPRVELVTTDGFLYPNHVLQRKGLMQRKGFPESYDRRALIKFVADVKSGVNEVRVPRYDHVKYDILPGDEIVVHRPDVLIVEGLNVLQPARLGEDSNSALALSDFFDFSIYVDAKGSDIQQWFVERFLKLRKSAFAEPGAFFHQFASLTDEQAVEFATGIWGSINEPNLINNIRPTRGRANLVLRKGSNHSVNRIRLRKL, encoded by the coding sequence ATGCCAGGTGACACCGCTGTCCCGCCCGTCCTGCTCGGCCATCCGGCAGGTAGCCCCTGGGTGGAGTTCACCCGTGGCGAGTGGAGTGAGCTCGCCGAATCAACGCCGATGCCGCTGACCGCCGAGGAGATCCACCGGTTGTCCGGGCTCGGCGACCCGATTGACCTTGAAGAGGTGCAGAACATTTACCTGCCGCTGTCCAGGTTGCTCAACCTGTACGTCGGGGGTACGGGACAGTTGCACCGGGTCACGTCATCGTTTTTGCGGGAAAAGCAGCAACGGACGCCGTTCATCATTGGCGTGGCCGGGTCGGTGGCGGTCGGGAAGTCCACCACCGCACGCGTTCTGAAAGAACTGTTGTGCCGCTGGCCGGATACCCCCAGGGTGGAGCTCGTCACCACTGACGGCTTCCTTTACCCAAACCACGTCCTTCAGCGCAAAGGTCTGATGCAGCGCAAGGGTTTCCCGGAATCCTATGACCGTCGGGCGCTGATCAAATTCGTCGCCGACGTCAAATCCGGGGTTAACGAAGTGCGGGTGCCCCGGTATGACCACGTCAAGTACGACATTCTCCCCGGCGATGAGATTGTCGTCCACCGGCCGGATGTGCTGATTGTCGAGGGCCTCAACGTGCTGCAGCCCGCGCGACTTGGCGAAGACAGCAACAGTGCGTTGGCATTGAGCGACTTTTTCGACTTCTCCATTTACGTGGACGCGAAAGGCAGCGATATCCAGCAGTGGTTCGTCGAGCGGTTCTTGAAACTGCGTAAGTCAGCCTTTGCCGAGCCGGGTGCCTTCTTTCATCAATTCGCCTCGCTCACCGACGAGCAGGCAGTCGAGTTCGCCACCGGCATTTGGGGTTCTATCAATGAACCCAACCTGATCAACAACATCCGACCCACCCGGGGCCGGGCGAACCTGGTGCTCCGCAAGGGTTCGAACCACTCGGTGAACCGGATCAGGTTGCGTAAGTTGTGA
- a CDS encoding YgfZ/GcvT domain-containing protein has protein sequence MTTHTSALLTLPGAVAASGVDGGVAWHYGDPTVEQRRAEQGVGLVDRDQRGVITVIGADRHDWLNKLTSQLLLPLADGTTTQALVLTPQGHVEYHFGVTEVGDTTYLDTDAGTDEGLSKYLQMMKFWSDVEVTVRSNDFQQLSLIGPRASEVGARLGLGQVEAGCAVPLPEGGFLRATDTGLDFVVPHDRALTLAQQLIAGGATPVGTWADDALRIPTRRVRTGVDTDDRTIPHEVGLLGVAVHMNKGCYRGQETVARVANLGRPPRRLVMLNLDGTQDVLPNPGDDILTDQGRVVGRVGTVAIHYEDGPIALALVKRNIGPETPLLAGGVDARIDPADVAPENAAPASAIDRATFTKIRPR, from the coding sequence ATGACGACTCACACCTCTGCCCTGCTCACGCTGCCCGGAGCCGTTGCGGCCTCTGGCGTAGATGGCGGCGTCGCCTGGCACTATGGTGACCCGACGGTCGAGCAACGGCGCGCCGAACAGGGCGTTGGCCTGGTTGATCGGGACCAGCGCGGTGTGATCACCGTCATCGGCGCGGATCGGCACGACTGGCTGAACAAGCTCACGAGCCAATTGCTGCTGCCGCTGGCCGACGGCACCACCACGCAAGCATTGGTGCTGACCCCGCAAGGTCACGTCGAATACCACTTCGGCGTCACCGAGGTCGGCGACACGACCTACCTGGATACAGACGCGGGGACTGACGAGGGCCTGAGCAAATACCTGCAGATGATGAAGTTCTGGTCCGATGTCGAGGTCACGGTTCGCAGCAACGACTTTCAGCAGCTGAGCCTGATCGGGCCTCGGGCATCTGAGGTTGGCGCCCGTCTCGGGCTTGGCCAGGTGGAGGCCGGGTGCGCCGTACCGCTACCCGAAGGTGGATTTTTACGTGCCACCGACACTGGCTTGGACTTCGTAGTGCCCCACGACCGGGCCTTGACGCTGGCTCAGCAGTTGATCGCCGGCGGCGCGACCCCCGTGGGAACCTGGGCGGACGACGCCTTGCGGATACCGACGAGGCGGGTCCGCACCGGAGTTGACACTGACGACCGCACCATCCCCCACGAGGTGGGCCTCCTCGGCGTCGCCGTCCACATGAACAAGGGCTGCTACCGCGGTCAGGAGACGGTAGCTCGCGTCGCGAACCTTGGCCGCCCACCCCGGCGCCTAGTGATGCTGAACCTCGATGGCACTCAGGACGTACTGCCCAACCCCGGTGACGACATCCTCACCGACCAGGGACGGGTGGTGGGCCGCGTCGGCACAGTCGCCATCCACTACGAGGACGGCCCCATCGCCTTGGCGCTCGTCAAACGGAATATTGGTCCCGAAACCCCGCTGCTCGCGGGCG